The Methanothrix soehngenii GP6 genome has a window encoding:
- a CDS encoding glycosyltransferase, whose amino-acid sequence MEFSVIVPALNEESYIGACLESISEQTFPRNGYEIIVSDGGSNDNTVKIAGKYADKVIVSEKRGIWWGRNQGAEFAKGKYLVFIDADTRIKEDYLETVHRYLESGVVGLTTAFELDGADIKTKFYEYISNCYLGLNSKIDNVSLIGINLCVPRDVFYKVGGFKNYALEDAFFSRELRKEGRTYFLIQRKVVTSPRRLEAYGAIGLCRYYFELGMMDSGRISNLYISKYLKYKKYVPIRNPDQRAIDSLENFKALSKFLSGIQRYVYK is encoded by the coding sequence ATGGAATTTTCAGTCATTGTGCCCGCACTAAATGAGGAATCTTATATAGGGGCTTGCTTAGAATCGATTTCAGAGCAAACATTTCCACGAAATGGTTATGAAATAATTGTTTCAGACGGGGGAAGTAATGACAACACGGTCAAGATTGCCGGGAAATACGCTGACAAGGTAATTGTATCAGAAAAAAGGGGGATTTGGTGGGGCCGGAATCAAGGGGCAGAGTTTGCGAAAGGCAAATATTTAGTATTTATAGACGCGGATACGAGGATTAAAGAGGACTACCTTGAGACCGTTCACAGGTACCTAGAAAGCGGCGTGGTCGGGCTGACTACGGCGTTTGAATTAGACGGAGCTGACATCAAAACAAAATTCTACGAATATATTAGCAATTGCTATCTAGGGCTAAATTCAAAAATTGACAACGTTAGTCTCATTGGGATAAATCTATGCGTGCCAAGGGACGTCTTTTACAAGGTCGGCGGCTTCAAAAATTATGCCCTCGAAGATGCTTTTTTTAGTCGAGAGCTAAGAAAAGAGGGTCGGACATATTTTCTGATCCAAAGAAAAGTGGTGACTTCACCAAGGCGACTTGAGGCATATGGAGCGATTGGACTATGCAGGTATTATTTCGAGCTTGGGATGATGGACAGCGGAAGGATTAGCAATTTGTATATATCAAAATATTTAAAATATAAAAAATATGTTCCGATACGTAACCCTGATCAAAGAGCAATAGATAGCTTGGAGAACTTTAAAGCGTTAAGCAAGTTCCTTTCTGGTATTCAGAGATACGTTTACAAATGA
- a CDS encoding FAD-dependent oxidoreductase, with protein sequence MNKYDVVVIGAGISGLLSALAISEENKSVLVLEKEEYIGGVCRSYEVDGYRVDTGPHTITRLERGPLRELMDRYFDVIPQFVPFWKCYVRTGGKIKPFPWSINAWMTFSLLPTTDRLLLIATLFNILYILPANISVATRRFLDWICYFMVSTSIENAPVLRFIDNKTHNTSPVPCIGELYDLLISDGATDQGYPKGGLQYIVNSILSSFPKNRVKIITIANVLKIGSDERIEQVCTNDNNYGCETVIYSGFVSDLPNLVNGLLKEYIKNLTSIKRAKSLTIWVGLKGEIFTKYGSEMWIDSEPYAWFVPTSNYDSSLAPNGKQLVSFAFTRPSEYNGSMIRKKAFDEIIKTIPHIEENMIHYQELIPENASWGINSGFGDIIIPIKNLYCVGTDTEKRCVGG encoded by the coding sequence ATGAATAAATACGACGTAGTAGTGATAGGCGCAGGAATTAGCGGATTATTATCTGCCCTTGCAATTTCGGAAGAAAACAAAAGTGTATTGGTATTAGAAAAAGAAGAATATATCGGCGGTGTATGCAGATCTTATGAAGTCGATGGGTATCGTGTAGACACAGGCCCTCACACAATAACTAGGCTGGAAAGAGGACCACTAAGGGAATTAATGGATCGCTATTTTGATGTTATCCCCCAGTTCGTCCCTTTTTGGAAGTGCTATGTGAGAACTGGTGGCAAGATAAAGCCGTTTCCTTGGAGCATTAATGCCTGGATGACATTCAGTTTGCTTCCTACCACGGATAGATTATTGCTAATCGCGACTTTATTTAATATATTGTATATTCTTCCCGCAAATATCTCTGTCGCGACGAGAAGATTTTTGGACTGGATTTGTTATTTCATGGTTAGCACTTCGATTGAAAATGCCCCAGTTTTAAGATTTATTGATAATAAAACTCACAATACAAGTCCGGTTCCCTGTATTGGAGAGTTATATGACTTGCTAATATCCGATGGAGCCACAGATCAAGGATATCCAAAGGGTGGACTTCAATACATAGTTAATTCCATCCTATCATCGTTTCCTAAGAACAGAGTGAAAATAATAACGATTGCTAATGTTTTAAAGATAGGAAGCGATGAGCGAATAGAGCAAGTCTGCACTAATGACAACAATTACGGATGTGAAACAGTTATCTACTCCGGATTCGTCTCAGATTTACCAAACCTAGTCAATGGCTTGCTAAAAGAGTACATAAAAAATTTGACTTCTATTAAAAGGGCTAAATCGCTAACGATCTGGGTAGGTCTTAAAGGAGAGATCTTTACGAAATACGGTTCCGAGATGTGGATTGACTCAGAGCCATATGCCTGGTTTGTTCCTACTTCAAATTATGATTCGTCACTGGCACCTAACGGAAAGCAGCTTGTAAGTTTCGCATTTACGCGTCCCAGCGAATATAATGGGTCAATGATACGGAAAAAAGCATTCGATGAAATAATCAAAACAATTCCACACATCGAAGAAAATATGATACATTACCAAGAATTAATTCCTGAAAATGCATCTTGGGGCATTAATTCTGGTTTTGGGGATATAATTATTCCAATAAAAAATTTATATTGCGTTGGAACCGACACCGAAAAGAGATGTGTTGGGGGTTAA
- a CDS encoding flippase-like domain-containing protein encodes MSFNYRKSGAMGVLIPSLISFFVIIIILKLTNTVITYDVLTSIGVKFVLLALSLHLLSWLFGSLRIQLLAFIIGHKISFYLAFKTTLASNFLASLTPSSVGGEPMRIKMLADNGLSYGSAMAIVLAERLLDSILLLSALVVCFFLKELVPGLGLKVGAAFLGILILLMIFLWMLIHNPESIKQLINWVRGKTKGGKTLTAVEKQIWLFREAVITLAGERIRMPTLFVVTIILWACEFLIPSVLLVGLGRNPSLISSITAQIIVSLISLAPLTPGGSGIAEVSMSYLYSMFVPSYLLGVLVGLWRLITYFTNLTAGAIFVGAEFDRIVKRCDTLENSD; translated from the coding sequence ATGTCTTTCAATTATAGAAAAAGTGGAGCTATGGGTGTCCTCATACCATCACTCATAAGTTTCTTCGTTATCATTATTATTCTAAAATTAACAAACACTGTTATAACTTATGATGTACTTACAAGTATTGGAGTCAAGTTTGTGCTTTTGGCCTTGTCTCTTCATTTACTCTCATGGCTTTTCGGGTCTTTGAGAATACAGCTTCTGGCATTTATCATTGGACACAAGATCAGTTTCTATTTGGCTTTCAAGACAACGCTTGCCTCAAACTTCCTCGCCTCGCTTACCCCATCATCTGTAGGTGGCGAACCAATGAGGATCAAAATGCTTGCTGATAACGGCCTTAGCTATGGCTCTGCGATGGCTATCGTATTGGCAGAGCGACTTCTCGATAGCATTCTCCTCCTATCAGCATTGGTCGTCTGCTTCTTCCTGAAAGAGTTGGTGCCGGGACTTGGGTTAAAAGTAGGAGCGGCTTTTCTTGGAATTCTAATTCTTCTAATGATCTTCCTCTGGATGCTAATCCACAACCCAGAAAGCATAAAACAACTAATAAATTGGGTTCGAGGAAAGACGAAAGGTGGAAAGACTCTAACTGCCGTGGAAAAGCAAATCTGGTTATTCCGGGAGGCGGTCATCACGCTTGCAGGAGAAAGAATCAGGATGCCAACTTTATTCGTTGTTACTATAATTCTATGGGCTTGCGAGTTTCTTATTCCGTCTGTTCTGCTCGTCGGTCTGGGCAGAAATCCCAGCTTAATTTCCTCAATCACTGCTCAGATAATAGTATCATTAATCAGTTTGGCTCCCTTAACCCCGGGAGGGAGTGGTATAGCTGAGGTCAGCATGAGCTATCTTTATTCCATGTTTGTTCCCAGTTATCTTCTTGGAGTTCTGGTAGGACTCTGGAGGCTCATAACCTATTTCACAAATCTTACCGCTGGAGCGATCTTCGTTGGAGCCGAATTCGATCGCATAGTCAAGAGATGTGATACTTTGGAGAATTCCGATTAA